A section of the Hemibagrus wyckioides isolate EC202008001 linkage group LG04, SWU_Hwy_1.0, whole genome shotgun sequence genome encodes:
- the si:ch211-14c7.2 gene encoding uncharacterized protein si:ch211-14c7.2 isoform X1, translating to MLQHNNNNNYPCLDVAHRELLHGCRRNGTTFSSALGFGAIPLIKGLRAWAVSGGYSRSKRKAAASSQPSDRVHQSRIGTSHMKTHSFHTPGVRQGGLGALVTVATLKDSDGGRQTQTRCLFLKAEGCNYLCAVGTRVDGRKLGKGCQDGVGICDGKPVRKWRKSSKRPKSISVVENKEGIASAKLELLDKCSITQCLKAKSGLTASNNDEDRLNRSEFSAPHEMCEPDPCIPSIKCDSSTEIKEDTTQASCPKLNSCEVFVEQNIPISTNDCTDKTTEICKLESDLTADMNLDHVLKSKELCMPNSEEHSPGSGVVTHNKNAILSTISHSHCNTTDTIKYEMDVIEEDRNLNKSYEFCASKELGLVSEIFSEDTNKTDETLLTISQSHHEETIITPLLTITQVEQEIKKRIDDSSVNHDMENIVHFGELKKDTGHLSELAEEYWGSPTCFSHYKQNIMMEVNMTSEDRKKVNTTNEAFEELANSLSQGSGSFNVANAITSLPNPAPTSNTTAFRSISRQQQEETKGMRLALKPESELLEKQERAQEVDKVADEEPEVVDEEDGDEFGVFMKAGDEQIWNEGFSELKKVPCEKHAGIDIGNSLVSYESPSWMSDWTRDLSIKQSEERWTAFKQEEVSRGKECWFSTAVENMHLTHSSPITVPNVFLESFPYLKSSCGDSDCIPTLTELQQGSAAENRPGTNGRQSLLDNLQDLDRMIGVKYKVAESLSRKLLLQSLNLRTLNPERAGSRKQNTARFSPNLPTSNQQLAANAKRRLSYDINRNIMS from the exons ATGCTacagcacaacaacaacaataactaccCTTGCCTGGATGTAGCCCATAGAGAGCTGCTCCATGGTTGCAGGCGAAATGGTACTACATTCAGCAGTGCCCTTGGATTTGGTGCAATCCCACTAATTAAAGGTCTTAGGGCATGGGCAGTAAGTGGAGGATATTCAAGAAGTAAGAGAAAAGCTGCAGCTTCTTCTCAGCCATCTGACCGAGTTCATCAGAGCAGAATTGGGACCAGCCATATGAAGACACATTCATTTCATACACCTGGGGTCAGGCAAGGAGGACTTGGTGCTCTAGTGACTGTGGCCACATTAAAGGACTCAGATGGAGGCCGGCAAACCCAGACTCGATGCCTCTTTCTCAAAGCTGAAGGATGTAATTACCTCTGTGCCGTGGGAACCAGAGTGGATGGAAGAAAATTGGGAAAAGGGTGTCAGGATGGTGTAGGAATTTGTGATGGCAAACCTGTCAGAAAGTGGAGAAAGTCAAGCAAGAGGCCAAAATCCATCTCGGTGGTTGAGAACAAAGAAGGAATTGCCTCTGCAAAACTGGAACTTTTGGACAAATGTTCCATAACACAGTGCCTAAAGGCAAAAAGTGGCCTGACAGCGAGTAACAATGATGAAGATCGTCTAAATAGGTCAGAGTTTTCCGCTCCACATGAGATGTGTGAACCAGACCCGTGCATCCCCTCTATCAAATGTGATTCTAGCACAGAAATAAAGGAAGACACAACACAAGCCTCTTGCCCTAAACTCAATAGCTGTGAGGTTTTTGTGGAACAAAACATACCCATTTCTACCAATGACTGTACTGATAAGACTACAGAAATCTGTAAACTTGAGAGTGATCTTACAGCTGATATGAACCTGGATCATGTTTTAAAATCCAAGGAACTTTGTATGCCAAACTCTGAAGAGCATAGTCCAGGATCTGGAGTAGTTACGCATAACAAAAATGCAATCTTATCCACCATTAGTCACAGCCACTGTAACACCACAGACACTATTAAATATGAGATGGACGTTATAGAAGAAGATAGAAATCTGAATAAATCCTATGAATTTTGTGCATCTAAAGAGCTTGGGCTAGTGTCTGAAATATTTTCAGAGGACACTAATAAGACAGATGAAACTTTGTTAACCATTAGTCAAAGCCACCATGAGGAGACTATCATAACTCCTTTATTAACAATTACACAAGTGGAACAGGAGATAAAGAAGAGAATAGATGACAGTTCTGTTAATCATGACATGGAAAATATTGTCCATTTTGGTGAACTGAAGAAAGACACAGGTCATTTGAGTGAATTAGCAGAGGAGTACTGGGGGTCCCCTACATGTTTTTCTCATTATAAACAGAACATTATGATGGAAGTAAATATGACATCtgaggacagaaagaaagtaaaCACCACAAATGAGGCTTTTGAAGAGCTTGCTAATTCATTATCACAAGGTTCTGGCTCTTTCAACGTTGCTAATGCTATTACATCCCTGCCTAATCCGGCCCCCACCTCAAACACAACTGCCTTTAGATCCATAAGTAGGCAGCAACAGGAGGAGACCAAGGGTATGAGATTAGCACTAAAACCAGAATCGGAGCTGCTAGAAAAGCAGGAGAGAGCCCAGGAAGTGGACAAAGTGGCGGACGAAGAGCCTGAAGTGGTGGATGAGGAAGATGGGGATGAGTTTGGAGTCTTTATGAAGGCAGGAGATGAGCAGATCTGGAATGAAGGATTCAGTGAGCTAAAAAAAGTGCCTTGTGAGAAGCATGCTGGCATTG ACATTGGAAACTCCTTGGTTTCATATGAATCCCCATCCTGGATGTCCGATTGGACCAGAGACCTGTCAATCAAGCAATCAGAGGAGAGATGGACTGCCTTCAAGCAGGAAGAGGTCAGCAGAGGAAAAGAGTGTTGGTTTTCGACTGCTGTGGAAAACatgcatctcacacactcatctcctATTACTGTG ccAAATGTGTTTTTAGAGTCCTTTCCCTATCTAAAATCCTCCTGTGGAGATTCTGACTGCATTCCCACACTGACAGAGCTGCAGCAAGGATCTGCAGCAGAAAACAGACCGGGTACAAATGG GAGGCAGAGTCTATTGGACAACCTTCAGGATCTGGACCGCATGATTGGTGTAAAATACAAGGTGGCAGAGTCTCTGTCCCGTAAGCTTCTCCTGCAGTCATTGAACTTAAGGACCCTGAACCCT GAGCGTGCAGGGAGCCGTAAACAGAACACGGCAAGGTTTTCACCCAACCTTCCAACGTCCAACCAGCAGTtagcagctaatgctaaaaGAAGACTCTCTTATGACATCAACAGAAACATCATGTCATAG
- the si:ch211-14c7.2 gene encoding uncharacterized protein si:ch211-14c7.2 isoform X2, protein MLQHNNNNNYPCLDVAHRELLHGCRRNGTTFSSALGFGAIPLIKGLRAWAVSGGYSRSKRKAAASSQPSDRVHQSRIGTSHMKTHSFHTPGVRQGGLGALVTVATLKDSDGGRQTQTRCLFLKAEGCNYLCAVGTRVDGRKLGKGCQDGVGICDGKPVRKWRKSSKRPKSISVVENKEGIASAKLELLDKCSITQCLKAKSGLTASNNDEDRLNRSEFSAPHEMCEPDPCIPSIKCDSSTEIKEDTTQASCPKLNSCEVFVEQNIPISTNDCTDKTTEICKLESDLTADMNLDHVLKSKELCMPNSEEHSPGSGVVTHNKNAILSTISHSHCNTTDTIKYEMDVIEEDRNLNKSYEFCASKELGLVSEIFSEDTNKTDETLLTISQSHHEETIITPLLTITQVEQEIKKRIDDSSVNHDMENIVHFGELKKDTGHLSELAEEYWGSPTCFSHYKQNIMMEVNMTSEDRKKVNTTNEAFEELANSLSQGSGSFNVANAITSLPNPAPTSNTTAFRSISRQQQEETKGMRLALKPESELLEKQERAQEVDKVADEEPEVVDEEDGDEFGVFMKAGDEQIWNEGFSELKKVPCEKHAGIDIGNSLVSYESPSWMSDWTRDLSIKQSEERWTAFKQEEPNVFLESFPYLKSSCGDSDCIPTLTELQQGSAAENRPGTNGRQSLLDNLQDLDRMIGVKYKVAESLSRKLLLQSLNLRTLNPERAGSRKQNTARFSPNLPTSNQQLAANAKRRLSYDINRNIMS, encoded by the exons ATGCTacagcacaacaacaacaataactaccCTTGCCTGGATGTAGCCCATAGAGAGCTGCTCCATGGTTGCAGGCGAAATGGTACTACATTCAGCAGTGCCCTTGGATTTGGTGCAATCCCACTAATTAAAGGTCTTAGGGCATGGGCAGTAAGTGGAGGATATTCAAGAAGTAAGAGAAAAGCTGCAGCTTCTTCTCAGCCATCTGACCGAGTTCATCAGAGCAGAATTGGGACCAGCCATATGAAGACACATTCATTTCATACACCTGGGGTCAGGCAAGGAGGACTTGGTGCTCTAGTGACTGTGGCCACATTAAAGGACTCAGATGGAGGCCGGCAAACCCAGACTCGATGCCTCTTTCTCAAAGCTGAAGGATGTAATTACCTCTGTGCCGTGGGAACCAGAGTGGATGGAAGAAAATTGGGAAAAGGGTGTCAGGATGGTGTAGGAATTTGTGATGGCAAACCTGTCAGAAAGTGGAGAAAGTCAAGCAAGAGGCCAAAATCCATCTCGGTGGTTGAGAACAAAGAAGGAATTGCCTCTGCAAAACTGGAACTTTTGGACAAATGTTCCATAACACAGTGCCTAAAGGCAAAAAGTGGCCTGACAGCGAGTAACAATGATGAAGATCGTCTAAATAGGTCAGAGTTTTCCGCTCCACATGAGATGTGTGAACCAGACCCGTGCATCCCCTCTATCAAATGTGATTCTAGCACAGAAATAAAGGAAGACACAACACAAGCCTCTTGCCCTAAACTCAATAGCTGTGAGGTTTTTGTGGAACAAAACATACCCATTTCTACCAATGACTGTACTGATAAGACTACAGAAATCTGTAAACTTGAGAGTGATCTTACAGCTGATATGAACCTGGATCATGTTTTAAAATCCAAGGAACTTTGTATGCCAAACTCTGAAGAGCATAGTCCAGGATCTGGAGTAGTTACGCATAACAAAAATGCAATCTTATCCACCATTAGTCACAGCCACTGTAACACCACAGACACTATTAAATATGAGATGGACGTTATAGAAGAAGATAGAAATCTGAATAAATCCTATGAATTTTGTGCATCTAAAGAGCTTGGGCTAGTGTCTGAAATATTTTCAGAGGACACTAATAAGACAGATGAAACTTTGTTAACCATTAGTCAAAGCCACCATGAGGAGACTATCATAACTCCTTTATTAACAATTACACAAGTGGAACAGGAGATAAAGAAGAGAATAGATGACAGTTCTGTTAATCATGACATGGAAAATATTGTCCATTTTGGTGAACTGAAGAAAGACACAGGTCATTTGAGTGAATTAGCAGAGGAGTACTGGGGGTCCCCTACATGTTTTTCTCATTATAAACAGAACATTATGATGGAAGTAAATATGACATCtgaggacagaaagaaagtaaaCACCACAAATGAGGCTTTTGAAGAGCTTGCTAATTCATTATCACAAGGTTCTGGCTCTTTCAACGTTGCTAATGCTATTACATCCCTGCCTAATCCGGCCCCCACCTCAAACACAACTGCCTTTAGATCCATAAGTAGGCAGCAACAGGAGGAGACCAAGGGTATGAGATTAGCACTAAAACCAGAATCGGAGCTGCTAGAAAAGCAGGAGAGAGCCCAGGAAGTGGACAAAGTGGCGGACGAAGAGCCTGAAGTGGTGGATGAGGAAGATGGGGATGAGTTTGGAGTCTTTATGAAGGCAGGAGATGAGCAGATCTGGAATGAAGGATTCAGTGAGCTAAAAAAAGTGCCTTGTGAGAAGCATGCTGGCATTG ACATTGGAAACTCCTTGGTTTCATATGAATCCCCATCCTGGATGTCCGATTGGACCAGAGACCTGTCAATCAAGCAATCAGAGGAGAGATGGACTGCCTTCAAGCAGGAAGAG ccAAATGTGTTTTTAGAGTCCTTTCCCTATCTAAAATCCTCCTGTGGAGATTCTGACTGCATTCCCACACTGACAGAGCTGCAGCAAGGATCTGCAGCAGAAAACAGACCGGGTACAAATGG GAGGCAGAGTCTATTGGACAACCTTCAGGATCTGGACCGCATGATTGGTGTAAAATACAAGGTGGCAGAGTCTCTGTCCCGTAAGCTTCTCCTGCAGTCATTGAACTTAAGGACCCTGAACCCT GAGCGTGCAGGGAGCCGTAAACAGAACACGGCAAGGTTTTCACCCAACCTTCCAACGTCCAACCAGCAGTtagcagctaatgctaaaaGAAGACTCTCTTATGACATCAACAGAAACATCATGTCATAG